A stretch of the Paenibacillus dendritiformis genome encodes the following:
- a CDS encoding transglutaminase domain-containing protein produces the protein MRFRHIGRFAKRDGQATMRPLVRGNEQAGRRTASEWVKQAAFTGMLFALFAEWFYPLKQLGPHIDMHEIRPFLGAIAIFLAVGLIVRGRALSIALRSVTAIAVTAWMFGAASLPYSATAVGSLLRALPDSVAAGLSMLGSALAADAERWMEGEWLQTSGEVRTLLLLAGWAMLTASIQAQMLTRRTVLFFSVATICYLFGFQWGFGLEVTDAVIRAAGWGLLLSACLHLDRRQAEDTETSKIPGIRPLRWLGQAALVTLLIVGIGFGLSRMPGWTPPESLPSLSEWTQTLAVSANEWGPSRPTAKHASLRGTAIGTTGYSTDDTELGGALRDDPRILFTAESPEPTYWRGESKSRYTGRGWASSKAAQEETVDGSGRLQMPDSPVSGWSGPLTQTVRWQAYAPHLPLVLGGRPERLASWMPDGETEVPAQEGMALRYDAPGERYAPDASAPAGSRLAYQYETRVIRADTAMLRDAPKLSSEERARWSEELQLPDSLPQRVRELGDRLAEGSAGPYETVRRVQAFLLQEYAYTKSDTEVPPAGRDFVDYFLFEARQGYCNHFSSAMAVLLRTQGIPARWVKGFAPGELTGPGQYTVRSSDAHAWVEVYFPTVGWVPFEATPPAGMAAAAEVPADAVIAALPGQAALAADGAAASDGGADAAFVPSAQVRELLEQSLESKAPPASGWERMQRWGEAALHAGKQGLIAIRQHLAAEWEALTRIGTLRSGEQTEAGAEAGTGLLGLLRYAAIRLPVLAIGSLWLVLLAAWIVRKHWRRLAPERKLRRLLRLQQRSFQNERLQEMGRIAWLLLERKYGLRPTGMTWSEYISEKRGDPELLPTAADPVLQQFIRDCNALLFAGRHAERAVRQRFLEGCAFVLRQCT, from the coding sequence ATGCGCTTCCGTCATATCGGCCGATTCGCCAAGCGTGACGGCCAGGCGACAATGCGACCGTTGGTCAGAGGGAACGAACAAGCCGGTAGGCGAACCGCTTCCGAATGGGTGAAGCAGGCCGCCTTCACCGGGATGCTGTTCGCGTTGTTCGCCGAATGGTTCTATCCCTTGAAGCAGCTTGGTCCGCATATCGATATGCATGAGATCCGTCCGTTTTTGGGGGCAATCGCTATCTTTCTTGCCGTGGGTCTGATTGTCCGGGGCCGGGCCCTCTCGATCGCGCTGCGCAGCGTTACGGCGATCGCGGTAACCGCATGGATGTTCGGGGCCGCTTCCCTGCCGTATTCGGCAACGGCTGTCGGCAGTCTCCTGCGAGCGCTCCCCGACTCGGTCGCGGCGGGCCTTTCGATGCTCGGTTCCGCGTTGGCTGCCGATGCGGAACGGTGGATGGAGGGGGAATGGCTCCAGACGAGCGGTGAAGTCCGTACCTTGCTGCTGCTCGCCGGTTGGGCGATGCTGACTGCCTCCATTCAGGCGCAAATGCTTACCCGGCGGACGGTGCTGTTTTTCAGCGTGGCCACGATCTGCTATCTATTCGGGTTTCAATGGGGCTTCGGCCTCGAGGTGACAGACGCCGTCATTCGCGCGGCAGGCTGGGGCCTGCTGCTATCCGCCTGCCTTCATCTTGACCGCCGGCAGGCCGAGGATACCGAGACGTCGAAGATACCCGGGATCCGGCCTCTGCGATGGCTGGGCCAAGCGGCGCTGGTGACGCTGCTGATCGTAGGCATCGGCTTCGGCCTGTCCCGGATGCCCGGCTGGACGCCGCCCGAGAGTCTGCCTTCGCTGAGCGAGTGGACCCAGACCCTGGCCGTCTCGGCGAACGAATGGGGCCCGTCCCGTCCGACGGCGAAACACGCGTCCTTGCGGGGGACGGCGATAGGCACGACCGGATACAGTACGGACGATACGGAGCTGGGCGGTGCGCTTCGCGATGATCCCCGCATCCTGTTCACGGCGGAATCGCCGGAGCCGACGTATTGGCGGGGAGAGAGCAAATCGCGCTATACCGGCCGGGGATGGGCGTCGTCGAAGGCCGCCCAGGAAGAAACGGTGGACGGATCGGGACGGCTGCAGATGCCCGATTCTCCAGTGTCGGGTTGGTCCGGGCCGTTGACGCAGACAGTTCGCTGGCAAGCGTATGCGCCGCATCTGCCGCTTGTCCTCGGCGGCCGGCCCGAACGGCTGGCGTCATGGATGCCGGACGGGGAGACGGAGGTTCCGGCCCAAGAGGGGATGGCGCTGCGCTACGACGCGCCGGGCGAACGCTATGCCCCTGACGCGAGTGCGCCAGCCGGATCACGGCTTGCTTATCAATACGAGACCCGCGTGATCAGGGCGGATACGGCGATGCTGAGGGACGCGCCGAAGCTGTCGTCCGAGGAGAGGGCCCGCTGGAGCGAGGAGCTTCAGCTTCCGGACTCGCTCCCGCAACGGGTGAGGGAGCTCGGCGATCGGCTGGCCGAAGGATCGGCGGGTCCCTATGAGACTGTGCGGCGCGTGCAGGCGTTTCTGCTTCAGGAATATGCCTATACGAAGAGCGATACCGAAGTGCCGCCGGCGGGCCGGGACTTCGTGGACTATTTCCTGTTCGAGGCGAGGCAGGGCTATTGCAACCACTTCTCGAGCGCGATGGCGGTTCTGCTCCGCACCCAGGGCATTCCGGCGCGTTGGGTGAAGGGCTTCGCCCCCGGCGAGTTGACAGGGCCCGGGCAGTATACGGTACGGTCATCCGATGCCCATGCCTGGGTGGAGGTATATTTCCCGACCGTCGGCTGGGTGCCGTTCGAGGCGACCCCGCCGGCAGGAATGGCGGCAGCGGCAGAGGTTCCGGCGGATGCGGTGATCGCGGCCTTACCGGGCCAGGCGGCGCTTGCGGCCGATGGAGCGGCTGCTTCGGATGGAGGCGCCGATGCAGCGTTCGTTCCGTCCGCGCAGGTTCGCGAGCTGCTGGAGCAATCGCTTGAGTCGAAGGCTCCTCCGGCCTCGGGCTGGGAGCGGATGCAGCGCTGGGGGGAGGCAGCGCTTCATGCCGGGAAGCAGGGCCTGATCGCCATCAGGCAGCATCTCGCTGCGGAATGGGAGGCCTTGACCCGAATCGGGACGCTTCGCAGCGGGGAACAGACAGAGGCAGGGGCGGAGGCAGGGACGGGGCTATTGGGACTGCTTCGATATGCGGCGATCCGCCTGCCGGTCCTGGCAATCGGTTCGCTGTGGCTGGTTCTGTTGGCGGCCTGGATCGTGCGAAAGCATTGGCGGCGCCTGGCTCCGGAGCGCAAGCTGCGGCGGCTCCTCCGGCTGCAGCAGCGCAGCTTCCAGAACGAACGGCTGCAGGAGATGGGCCGGATTGCCTGGCTTCTGCTTGAGCGGAAATACGGGCTGCGTCCGACCGGCATGACCTGGAGCGAGTATATTTCCGAGAAGCGCGGCGATCCCGAGCTGCTGCCGACGGCGGCTGATCCGGTACTGCAGCAGTTCATTCGCGACTGCAATGCGCTGCTGTTCGCCGGCCGGCATGCGGAGCGGGCCGTGCGCCAACGCTTCCTGGAAGGCTGCGCATTCGTGCTCCGCCAATGTACATGA